In Streptomyces nojiriensis, one genomic interval encodes:
- a CDS encoding class I SAM-dependent methyltransferase produces MSRAAVTVEDWDRYHQLGRSARVIGDAELRLFFDHAGPQQGMQALDLGCGRGAWTRQLGRYGIRTVGYDYSPVALASARAGGPYHGQVYFQQCDLNAEGIPVSVELGSVDIVTMRMSLEHLDRHRLMGDVKRVLRPGGLVYVMTKIMEEDPPDFLERGLSPGQFDELADGWGSAVPYRVGLHSVMVLREPVGY; encoded by the coding sequence ATGAGCCGCGCCGCGGTGACCGTCGAGGACTGGGACCGGTACCACCAGCTTGGCCGCTCGGCACGTGTCATCGGGGACGCCGAGCTACGGCTGTTCTTCGACCACGCCGGCCCCCAGCAGGGCATGCAGGCTCTTGACCTGGGGTGCGGGCGTGGCGCGTGGACGCGCCAGCTGGGCCGGTACGGCATCCGGACTGTGGGCTACGACTACAGCCCGGTCGCGCTCGCCTCGGCACGGGCAGGCGGCCCGTACCACGGGCAGGTCTACTTCCAGCAGTGCGACCTGAATGCCGAGGGCATTCCGGTATCGGTCGAGCTGGGCTCGGTGGACATCGTGACGATGCGTATGAGCCTGGAGCACCTGGACCGGCACCGCTTGATGGGTGACGTGAAACGGGTGCTGCGGCCCGGCGGGCTGGTCTACGTCATGACCAAGATCATGGAGGAGGATCCCCCGGATTTTCTGGAGCGCGGGCTGAGCCCGGGCCAGTTTGACGAGCTCGCCGACGGATGGGGCTCGGCCGTCCCGTACCGGGTCGGTCTGCACTCGGTGATGGTGCTGCGCGAACCCGTCGGCTACTGA
- a CDS encoding Mu transposase domain-containing protein, producing MEQTRVVSPQGLVSFAGNHYSVPLGLTGAHVTVR from the coding sequence CTGGAGCAGACCCGCGTCGTCAGCCCGCAAGGACTCGTCTCCTTCGCCGGCAACCACTACTCCGTCCCGCTCGGGCTTACCGGCGCCCACGTCACGGTCCGGTAG
- a CDS encoding IclR family transcriptional regulator domain-containing protein, which yields MSDVSGNDSERGDTGAAEPSAFAALLSGLKGADFWDRPGGDWGPPRTWRGQELERRLHANSCYRLGSKALRIGELDRARNWLKRAYEDSHPGAAFRLAVTLWRQSGPDAAPQAVTTVVSAARWGHQDARTLLRQAGWDLADIGLANREDTVPDQDGEFIADVRTLLATVRKRGTFTARIPQPRRTGAAPDALPADTAPVTIPSRRAPRDGKPEPGSAWSPAPLRHASLTHLAQQVPPASPPVRRWQSAQRVLEVLQIIAGAGRAVGERHLAWATSLPHPVMQRLLVWLSQQHLTLRTPDGGYVPGPALRLIAVSEPGRPGKVIDQVLASLRDAVGAAVYISTYSHGEVSIVRWSDGPSTPGVKQRVAFTEAAHATAVGKSLLSQLDFGQRMDHLSRHRPIALTRRTITDGTVLFQNLDHHGPLAAQFDLLEYSDGEVCVAVPLVIDGEIGCVALSLPVAQRHRLIQAAKVLSSRSAGLLLSLLLAASPPDLETGRQDAPASGQPGRTSAGHQRATHAPVPNHAAGEEADDVEEEHEAQVIPFPSRTVEPPPVEPPDVLCSTNLDLSLREVAASHR from the coding sequence GTGAGTGATGTGAGCGGCAACGACAGCGAACGGGGCGACACCGGCGCGGCGGAGCCTTCCGCGTTTGCCGCTCTGCTGTCCGGACTGAAGGGAGCCGACTTCTGGGACCGGCCCGGAGGCGACTGGGGACCACCGCGGACGTGGAGGGGGCAGGAACTGGAACGACGCCTGCACGCGAACTCGTGCTACCGGCTCGGCTCGAAAGCACTGCGGATCGGTGAGCTGGACCGGGCCAGGAACTGGCTGAAGCGGGCCTATGAGGACAGCCACCCCGGTGCCGCGTTCCGCCTGGCCGTGACCTTGTGGCGGCAGTCGGGCCCGGACGCCGCCCCCCAGGCCGTCACCACCGTCGTGAGCGCCGCCCGGTGGGGACACCAGGACGCCCGGACACTTCTGCGGCAAGCCGGGTGGGACCTCGCAGACATCGGCCTCGCCAACCGCGAGGACACCGTCCCCGACCAGGACGGTGAGTTCATCGCCGACGTGCGGACCCTCCTGGCGACCGTCCGCAAGCGCGGCACGTTCACCGCCCGGATTCCCCAGCCCAGGCGTACGGGAGCCGCCCCGGATGCCCTGCCCGCAGACACGGCCCCGGTCACCATTCCGTCCAGGCGAGCGCCCCGAGACGGGAAGCCGGAGCCCGGCTCGGCCTGGTCGCCGGCTCCGCTGCGGCACGCGTCGCTGACGCACCTGGCTCAGCAGGTCCCACCCGCCAGCCCGCCCGTGCGGCGCTGGCAGTCCGCACAGCGGGTCCTCGAGGTACTCCAGATCATCGCCGGAGCCGGCCGAGCCGTGGGCGAGCGGCACCTGGCCTGGGCCACCAGCCTTCCCCACCCGGTGATGCAACGCCTGCTGGTGTGGCTGAGCCAGCAGCACCTGACCCTGCGCACCCCCGACGGCGGATACGTACCAGGGCCCGCGCTGCGACTGATCGCGGTGTCCGAGCCCGGCCGGCCCGGGAAGGTCATCGACCAGGTCCTCGCCAGCCTGCGGGACGCCGTCGGCGCGGCCGTGTACATCAGCACCTACAGCCACGGGGAGGTCTCCATCGTCCGGTGGTCGGACGGGCCGAGCACCCCAGGCGTCAAACAGAGGGTCGCCTTCACCGAGGCAGCGCACGCCACCGCGGTCGGCAAGAGCCTGCTCTCCCAGCTCGACTTCGGCCAGCGGATGGACCACCTCTCACGGCACCGGCCCATCGCCCTCACCCGGCGCACCATCACCGATGGCACCGTGCTCTTCCAGAACCTGGACCACCATGGCCCGCTCGCCGCCCAGTTCGACCTCCTGGAGTACTCCGACGGCGAAGTGTGCGTAGCGGTCCCACTCGTCATCGACGGCGAGATCGGCTGCGTGGCCCTGTCCCTGCCCGTCGCTCAACGCCACCGGCTCATTCAGGCAGCGAAGGTCCTCTCCAGTCGCTCTGCCGGCCTTCTCCTGTCCCTGTTGCTCGCTGCCAGTCCACCTGACCTGGAGACCGGCAGGCAGGACGCGCCCGCGAGCGGACAGCCGGGAAGGACCTCCGCGGGGCACCAGCGGGCCACGCACGCCCCGGTGCCGAACCACGCCGCAGGAGAAGAGGCGGACGACGTCGAAGAAGAACATGAGGCGCAGGTGATTCCCTTCCCCTCACGAACCGTGGAACCTCCACCGGTCGAGCCCCCGGACGTGCTGTGCTCCACCAACCTTGACCTCTCGCTCAGGGAGGTCGCCGCTAGTCACCGCTGA
- a CDS encoding CPBP family intramembrane glutamic endopeptidase, which yields MALTTGQHSWWRPLAGTALVLMATAVMTVMLASGTEIAGELANRPLDSEGTATWGDIGDTALALLSIAFAIPAVLLAAHCVQHRPMGTVSSVESRLRWRWLAICLALALPLVLFTVAVQALMPAPAGKSGDLAWAGTPAFLTGLATVWLLVPFQAAAEEYAFRGWLLQAVGAWCRSPWMAITPQALLFATAHGWGTVWGFTDLVVFGVVTGWLTIRTGGLEAAIALHILNNLVSMSIATAFAGAFASDDTAADMDWAAVAIDVPMVLLYATAVLWVTRRRERANGTDVPGGPNTSPPPPTPQTAAASRPTGYMDPAAEA from the coding sequence ATGGCGCTGACCACCGGGCAGCACAGCTGGTGGCGGCCGCTGGCCGGAACGGCTCTGGTGCTCATGGCCACCGCCGTGATGACGGTGATGCTGGCCTCCGGCACCGAGATCGCGGGAGAGCTCGCGAACCGCCCCCTCGACTCCGAAGGCACAGCAACCTGGGGCGACATCGGGGATACCGCACTGGCGCTGCTGTCCATAGCCTTCGCGATCCCCGCAGTGCTCCTCGCCGCACACTGCGTGCAACACCGCCCGATGGGGACCGTTTCATCGGTCGAGAGCCGGCTCCGCTGGCGCTGGCTGGCCATATGCCTTGCGTTGGCCCTGCCCCTGGTTCTGTTCACGGTCGCGGTTCAAGCGCTGATGCCAGCCCCGGCGGGCAAAAGCGGGGACCTGGCCTGGGCGGGCACACCGGCGTTCCTCACGGGCCTTGCGACCGTGTGGCTCCTGGTGCCGTTCCAGGCCGCGGCCGAGGAGTACGCGTTCCGCGGCTGGCTGCTGCAGGCAGTCGGCGCCTGGTGCCGCTCACCATGGATGGCGATCACACCCCAGGCACTGCTCTTCGCCACGGCCCACGGCTGGGGCACCGTCTGGGGCTTCACCGACCTCGTCGTGTTCGGCGTGGTGACCGGCTGGCTGACCATCCGTACCGGCGGACTGGAAGCCGCCATCGCCCTGCACATCCTCAACAACCTGGTGAGCATGAGCATCGCGACCGCATTCGCCGGCGCCTTCGCCTCGGACGACACCGCCGCCGACATGGACTGGGCCGCAGTGGCCATCGACGTCCCCATGGTGCTCCTCTACGCGACCGCCGTCCTGTGGGTCACCCGCCGCCGCGAACGCGCAAACGGCACAGACGTGCCCGGTGGGCCGAACACCTCGCCGCCACCGCCCACCCCGCAGACTGCCGCGGCCTCACGCCCCACCGGCTACATGGACCCGGCCGCCGAAGCCTGA
- a CDS encoding trypsin-like serine peptidase — MAQAKPIDAARDAGPKAPSAPNSPAAAPRDTPHASHFDGLPMVGTFFFDGTPVGGNATYCTGSVVRSKGKSLVLTAGHCANGLNRATHRVFVPQYQFLKIPANQPWGLFAVGDVYKDRRYPDKGQTKAAESDLDFAFVTVAPNGKGAIEDVVGALTFTTSTSYDHNVTVVGYPADASENSQHKAIRCDVPTRRLYGFRQMQMECGGYYGGVSGSPWIKGYNAASRTGQVVGNIGGYNGGGNDANVDWISYSPLYGKDAQDLYNDANNGIGPENVHRPDYQPPTDGPVLPGSGETWKHAKQIASGDFSGTGHSDLLVIWTDGEVTLYPGDGNGGFRPERQLLAPNAGWKPVATVTAGDFTGTGEFDLMVRWDDGRMTLHGDVGSNGLGAGIEMAPSGSIWSHATQIAAGRFNAATYVTDLMVRWSDGELSLFTNVSAGTMGQEYKLKDPNSTWKDATLLTAGQYSGNQKWDLMVRWSSGALNNYVGTTTGGLGSEQPIHGPNKTWTHSVIMTTGQYTGDGLTNDLIIRWSDGETTMYKDTRMNNLGTEIMIAPPA; from the coding sequence ATGGCCCAGGCCAAGCCGATCGACGCCGCCCGCGACGCCGGGCCCAAAGCTCCGTCAGCACCCAACTCGCCCGCCGCTGCGCCGCGGGACACGCCCCACGCCTCGCACTTCGACGGCCTCCCGATGGTGGGGACGTTCTTCTTCGACGGCACGCCGGTCGGTGGAAACGCCACCTATTGCACCGGCAGCGTCGTGCGTAGCAAGGGAAAGAGTCTGGTGCTCACCGCGGGGCACTGTGCGAACGGCCTGAACCGGGCCACCCACCGCGTCTTCGTGCCGCAGTACCAGTTTCTCAAGATCCCGGCCAACCAGCCGTGGGGACTCTTCGCGGTCGGCGACGTCTACAAAGACAGACGCTACCCTGACAAGGGCCAGACGAAAGCTGCCGAATCGGACCTGGACTTCGCCTTCGTCACCGTCGCCCCCAACGGCAAGGGCGCGATCGAGGACGTCGTCGGCGCCCTTACCTTCACCACCTCGACGTCGTACGACCACAACGTGACGGTCGTCGGCTACCCGGCCGACGCCAGCGAGAACAGCCAGCACAAGGCCATCCGCTGTGATGTGCCAACCCGTCGGCTGTACGGGTTCCGGCAGATGCAGATGGAGTGCGGCGGCTACTACGGCGGCGTCTCCGGCAGCCCGTGGATCAAGGGATACAACGCGGCTTCCCGGACCGGCCAGGTCGTCGGCAACATCGGCGGATACAACGGCGGCGGCAACGACGCCAACGTCGACTGGATCTCGTACTCGCCGCTCTACGGCAAGGACGCCCAGGACCTCTACAACGACGCCAACAACGGCATCGGACCGGAGAACGTCCACCGGCCCGACTACCAGCCTCCGACGGACGGCCCCGTCCTGCCCGGCAGCGGCGAGACCTGGAAGCACGCCAAGCAGATAGCCTCCGGCGACTTCTCCGGCACCGGACACAGCGACCTGCTCGTCATCTGGACCGACGGCGAAGTCACCCTCTACCCCGGTGACGGCAACGGCGGATTCCGCCCCGAACGCCAGCTCCTGGCACCCAACGCAGGATGGAAGCCGGTCGCCACCGTCACCGCCGGAGACTTCACCGGCACCGGTGAGTTCGACCTCATGGTGCGGTGGGACGACGGCCGGATGACCCTGCACGGCGACGTCGGCTCCAACGGCCTCGGCGCCGGCATCGAAATGGCTCCTTCAGGATCCATCTGGAGCCACGCCACCCAGATCGCCGCCGGCCGCTTCAACGCCGCCACCTACGTCACCGACCTCATGGTCCGCTGGTCGGACGGCGAACTCAGCCTCTTCACCAACGTGAGCGCCGGCACCATGGGCCAGGAATACAAGCTCAAGGACCCCAACAGCACCTGGAAGGACGCCACCCTGCTGACCGCGGGGCAGTACTCCGGAAACCAGAAATGGGACCTCATGGTCCGCTGGTCCAGCGGCGCGCTCAACAACTACGTCGGCACCACCACCGGCGGCCTCGGCAGCGAGCAGCCCATCCACGGCCCCAACAAGACCTGGACCCACAGCGTCATCATGACCACCGGCCAGTACACCGGTGACGGACTCACCAACGACCTCATCATCCGCTGGAGCGACGGCGAGACCACCATGTACAAGGACACCCGCATGAACAACCTCGGAACAGAAATCATGATCGCCCCACCCGCCTAA
- a CDS encoding WD40 repeat domain-containing protein, translating into MHLHGDAAAGVRRGMLALDAARYGDQELSARINAVPVEGEPPARWGVEWASGAMVDHRFRHAITGHTGGVTAVATAVVDGRPVAVTGGKDQTVRVWDLTTGRPIGEPLTAHTDLVWAVATAVVAGQPVAVTGGNHQTVQVWDLTTGRPVGEPLTGHTDWVFGVATAVVVGRPVAVTASEDETVRVWDLTTGRPVGEPLTGHTRDVCEVATAVLDGRPIAVTASWDRTVRVWDLTTGRPVGEPLTGHTSMVNTVATAVVDGRPVAVTGSNGETVRVWDLTTGRSVGEPAIGRTNAVTAVATTVVNGGPVAVAVADSYGETVRVFDLTTGRPIGEPLTGHTGRVNAVATTVLDDRPIAITAGSDRTLRIWDLAVDQPVREPLTGHTSRVNAVATAVLDGRPVAVTASHDETVRVWDLTTGQTIGKPLAGHTSRVNAVATAVLDARPVAVTGSYAATVLVWDLATGQTVGEPLTGHTREVSAVATTMVAGRPVAVTASHDKTVRVWDLATGQPIGEPFTGHIDRVNAVATTVLNGLPVAVTGGDETVRVWDLTTGQPIGEPFTGHIDRVNAVATTVLNGLPVAVSGGDETVRVWDLTTGQPIGEPFTGHIDRVNAVATTVLNGLPVAVSGGDETVRVWDLTTSLQIGLELVFPAPVQTVAYTPDGWLVAGFGREVALLADR; encoded by the coding sequence GTGCACCTGCACGGGGACGCCGCCGCGGGGGTACGGCGGGGAATGCTGGCGTTGGACGCCGCCCGGTACGGGGACCAAGAGCTGTCGGCACGGATCAACGCCGTACCGGTCGAGGGGGAGCCCCCCGCGCGGTGGGGGGTGGAGTGGGCCAGCGGCGCCATGGTCGACCACCGGTTCCGGCATGCCATCACCGGCCACACCGGTGGGGTTACCGCGGTGGCGACTGCGGTGGTGGACGGCCGCCCGGTCGCCGTCACCGGCGGCAAGGACCAGACGGTGCGAGTTTGGGATCTGACCACCGGCCGGCCCATCGGTGAACCCCTCACCGCCCACACCGACCTGGTGTGGGCGGTGGCAACTGCCGTGGTGGCCGGCCAGCCGGTCGCCGTCACCGGCGGCAATCACCAGACGGTGCAGGTCTGGGACCTGACCACCGGGCGGCCCGTCGGCGAACCCCTCACCGGACACACCGACTGGGTGTTCGGGGTAGCGACCGCGGTGGTGGTGGGCCGTCCGGTCGCCGTCACCGCCAGCGAGGACGAGACGGTGCGGGTCTGGGACCTGACCACCGGCCGGCCCGTCGGCGAACCCCTCACCGGACACACCCGCGACGTGTGCGAGGTGGCGACTGCCGTGCTCGACGGCCGTCCGATCGCCGTCACCGCCAGCTGGGATCGAACCGTGCGGGTCTGGGACCTGACCACCGGTCGGCCCGTCGGTGAACCCCTCACCGGACACACCAGCATGGTCAACACCGTTGCGACTGCCGTGGTGGACGGTCGCCCGGTCGCCGTCACCGGGAGCAACGGCGAGACGGTGCGGGTCTGGGACCTGACCACCGGCCGGTCCGTCGGCGAACCCGCCATCGGACGCACCAACGCGGTTACGGCAGTGGCCACGACCGTAGTGAACGGTGGCCCGGTCGCCGTCGCCGTCGCCGACAGCTACGGCGAGACGGTGCGGGTGTTTGACCTGACCACCGGCCGGCCCATCGGTGAACCCCTCACCGGACACACCGGCAGGGTCAACGCCGTGGCAACGACCGTGCTCGACGATCGTCCGATCGCCATCACCGCCGGCTCGGATCGAACCCTGCGGATATGGGACCTCGCCGTCGACCAGCCCGTCCGTGAACCCCTCACCGGACACACCAGCAGGGTCAACGCCGTGGCCACTGCCGTGCTCGACGGCCGCCCGGTCGCCGTCACCGCCAGCCACGACGAAACGGTGCGAGTCTGGGACCTGACCACCGGCCAGACCATCGGCAAACCCCTCGCCGGACACACCAGCAGGGTCAACGCCGTGGCCACTGCCGTGCTCGACGCCCGCCCGGTCGCCGTTACCGGGAGCTACGCCGCGACGGTGCTGGTCTGGGACTTGGCCACCGGCCAGACCGTCGGCGAACCCCTCACCGGACACACCCGCGAGGTGTCGGCGGTGGCGACGACCATGGTGGCAGGCCGCCCGGTCGCCGTCACTGCCAGCCACGACAAAACGGTGCGGGTCTGGGACCTCGCCACCGGCCAGCCCATCGGTGAGCCTTTCACCGGACACATCGACCGGGTGAACGCGGTGGCCACGACCGTGCTGAACGGCCTCCCGGTCGCCGTCACCGGCGGCGACGAGACGGTGCGGGTCTGGGACCTGACCACCGGCCAGCCCATCGGTGAGCCTTTCACCGGACACATCGACCGGGTGAACGCGGTGGCCACGACCGTGCTGAACGGCCTCCCGGTCGCCGTCAGCGGCGGCGACGAGACGGTGCGGGTCTGGGACCTGACCACCGGCCAGCCCATCGGTGAGCCTTTCACCGGACACATCGACCGGGTGAACGCGGTGGCCACGACCGTGCTGAACGGCCTCCCGGTCGCCGTCAGCGGCGGCGACGAGACCGTCCGGGTATGGGACCTGACCACCAGCCTGCAGATCGGGTTGGAGTTGGTGTTCCCCGCGCCTGTCCAGACGGTGGCCTATACCCCGGACGGCTGGCTGGTGGCGGGATTCGGCCGGGAGGTCGCGCTGCTGGCCGACCGCTGA
- a CDS encoding HNH endonuclease family protein — MIKNLLQRGLPALALAALPLLTATPAAHATGAQPAGSAASGIAGAPGVRAPMPLFEAIDRIPVADEQREGYKRDLYKHWNRGLNATDGCDTRREVILAEAVEAPQVAAGCKMSGGSWLSPYDDVVVTDAAGLDVDHFVPLAEVHDSGGFAWDAARREAYANDQASPLTLIAVTAKSNRSKADKDPAQWLPPAGGYHCEYAAQWAATKLRWNLSADDAERQALLGVAEDCPNTTVVYEPAP; from the coding sequence GTGATCAAGAACCTGCTGCAACGCGGTCTGCCCGCGCTCGCGCTCGCCGCCCTGCCCCTGCTCACCGCCACTCCCGCCGCACACGCGACCGGGGCCCAGCCAGCCGGATCCGCCGCGTCCGGGATCGCTGGGGCCCCTGGAGTCCGTGCGCCGATGCCACTGTTCGAGGCGATCGACCGGATCCCCGTCGCCGACGAGCAGCGTGAGGGCTACAAGCGGGACCTGTACAAGCACTGGAACCGCGGGCTGAACGCGACCGACGGCTGTGACACCCGCAGGGAGGTCATCCTCGCGGAGGCTGTCGAGGCCCCGCAGGTCGCTGCGGGCTGCAAGATGTCGGGTGGATCGTGGCTGAGCCCGTACGACGACGTTGTTGTGACGGACGCCGCGGGTCTTGATGTAGATCATTTTGTACCTTTGGCTGAAGTCCACGACTCGGGTGGCTTCGCATGGGACGCGGCCCGGCGTGAGGCGTACGCGAACGACCAGGCGTCCCCGCTGACGCTGATCGCGGTCACGGCGAAGTCGAACCGGTCCAAGGCCGACAAAGACCCCGCCCAGTGGCTTCCCCCGGCCGGCGGCTACCACTGCGAGTACGCCGCCCAGTGGGCCGCGACCAAGCTGCGCTGGAACCTCTCCGCTGACGACGCCGAACGCCAGGCCCTGCTCGGTGTCGCGGAGGACTGCCCGAACACCACCGTCGTCTACGAGCCAGCCCCGTGA
- a CDS encoding NUDIX domain-containing protein: MSENSENPDYFKNPPPRRVGALAFLEAPEGRFAVIERSYWTEVSRWGLPGGSAAPNELPRRALARHLAEKLHVRLTADRFLLVDHATAVPDKHHEGSNFVYYKRLAELPEDVRPTRGYKGLRWVTPEQAEGLLLDHELLRFRACVQAVRSRAFGVELLYGNPMI, encoded by the coding sequence ATGAGCGAGAACAGCGAGAACCCGGACTACTTCAAGAACCCTCCTCCCCGGCGGGTCGGCGCTCTGGCCTTCCTGGAGGCGCCCGAGGGCCGGTTCGCGGTGATCGAGCGTTCCTACTGGACAGAGGTGTCCCGGTGGGGACTGCCGGGCGGCTCCGCAGCCCCGAACGAGCTTCCCCGCCGCGCCCTGGCCCGGCACCTGGCGGAGAAGCTGCACGTGCGCCTGACCGCCGACCGGTTCCTCCTCGTCGACCACGCCACGGCCGTGCCCGACAAGCACCACGAGGGCTCCAATTTCGTGTACTACAAGCGCCTCGCCGAGCTCCCCGAGGACGTTCGGCCGACCCGCGGATACAAGGGCCTGCGCTGGGTCACACCCGAACAGGCCGAGGGTCTGCTCCTGGATCACGAACTGCTGCGCTTCCGTGCCTGCGTACAGGCCGTGCGGTCGCGCGCGTTCGGCGTCGAGCTGCTGTACGGCAACCCCATGATCTGA
- a CDS encoding UDP-glucose dehydrogenase family protein — translation MRISVIGCGHLGIPHAAAMAELGHEVIGVDTDADKIARLNRGECPIYETGLPELLARHTATGRLRFTTDIAEAAKFAELHFLGVGTPIDSDGRSYDTGQVFGAVRQLAPHLKQPCTIVGKSTVTVGTTRQLTALVHRLAPAGETADVVWNPEFLREGHAVEDSLRPDRIVAGLTTAEAEKAIRTVFAPILETGVPLFITTPETAELAKGAANSFLGVKISFMNAVANMCDAAGGDVSQIVDILGVDVRIGKGSMSPGLGYGGGCLPKDIRAFTASAQKLGAADAATFLRAAEEINEHRTDVGLGLVVKALGRPLAGARITVWGAAFKPGTNDVRESPALSLAQALQTAGAVVTVHDPQAVSTAMHRNPELEYTDDLTASVDGADAVVLGTEWPEYRQADPGPLAARTSTPLMVDCRTTLDATLWRTAGWTLHQIGRPAH, via the coding sequence ATGCGCATCTCAGTGATCGGCTGCGGGCACCTCGGTATCCCGCACGCCGCGGCGATGGCCGAGCTCGGGCACGAAGTGATCGGTGTCGACACCGACGCCGACAAGATCGCCCGGCTCAACCGCGGCGAATGCCCCATCTACGAGACGGGGCTGCCCGAGCTGCTGGCCCGGCACACAGCAACGGGCCGACTGCGGTTCACCACCGACATCGCGGAAGCCGCCAAGTTCGCCGAACTGCACTTCCTGGGAGTGGGAACGCCCATCGACTCCGACGGCCGCAGCTACGACACCGGGCAGGTCTTCGGAGCGGTGCGCCAGCTCGCCCCGCACCTGAAGCAGCCGTGCACCATCGTCGGGAAGTCCACCGTCACGGTGGGCACCACCCGACAGCTGACCGCGCTCGTCCACCGCCTGGCACCCGCCGGCGAAACGGCCGACGTGGTGTGGAACCCGGAGTTCCTGAGGGAGGGCCACGCCGTCGAGGACAGCCTGCGCCCCGACCGGATCGTCGCCGGCCTGACCACCGCCGAGGCGGAGAAGGCCATCCGTACGGTGTTCGCGCCGATCCTCGAAACCGGCGTGCCGCTGTTCATCACCACCCCGGAGACCGCCGAGCTCGCGAAGGGCGCGGCGAACAGCTTCCTCGGCGTCAAGATCAGCTTCATGAACGCCGTGGCGAACATGTGCGACGCCGCGGGCGGCGACGTGTCGCAGATCGTCGACATCCTCGGCGTCGACGTACGCATCGGAAAGGGCAGCATGTCGCCGGGCCTCGGCTACGGCGGCGGCTGCCTGCCCAAGGACATCCGGGCCTTCACCGCCTCCGCGCAGAAGCTCGGCGCGGCCGACGCCGCCACCTTCCTGCGGGCAGCGGAGGAGATCAACGAACACCGCACCGACGTGGGTCTGGGCCTGGTGGTGAAGGCGCTCGGCCGCCCGCTGGCCGGGGCCCGCATCACCGTGTGGGGGGCCGCCTTCAAGCCCGGCACCAACGACGTGCGGGAATCCCCCGCCCTGTCACTGGCACAAGCCCTCCAGACGGCCGGAGCAGTCGTCACCGTGCACGACCCGCAGGCCGTATCCACGGCGATGCACCGCAACCCGGAACTGGAGTACACCGACGACCTGACGGCATCCGTAGACGGCGCCGACGCAGTGGTGCTGGGCACGGAGTGGCCGGAGTACCGGCAGGCCGACCCCGGCCCGCTCGCCGCCCGAACCTCCACACCGCTGATGGTCGACTGCCGCACCACCCTGGACGCCACCCTCTGGCGGACCGCGGGCTGGACCCTCCACCAGATCGGAAGGCCCGCCCACTAG